The following proteins are encoded in a genomic region of Ptychodera flava strain L36383 chromosome 23 unlocalized genomic scaffold, AS_Pfla_20210202 Scaffold_24__1_contigs__length_23054250_pilon, whole genome shotgun sequence:
- the LOC139125105 gene encoding uncharacterized protein translates to MGMYIVALEGDKMRDPVQVQSFSLNDDVVLRRSNGIIAGGGQAYQVPDWPTAVINYPAEKCKTHSHLCVVIEHVGNYTDYKSDNDFFCLPFVSGLFSESVGPTNFTSDVVPVAVDITTAESLKYIYDTPTAVTIDIGLHNAGGTVVPGGVENIGFSAYIASHDSADADLKIILGNVNLNATNLSDSICPWSDTKYSNIVIEVTVPGQNCSDFKYLCIVFEKATINATFEDDKSNNFLCLPFSDVADGGVGVIVCQTNQDLPTRSSFVEWWVILAVIVFAILAVGPVCVCLLCKFYITSIGRNARLTLSNCRKKTLQREV, encoded by the exons ATGGGTATGTACATCGTTGCACTTGAAGGGGACAAGATGAGGGATCCGGTTCAAGTTCAATCTTTCTCACTAAACGATGACGTAGTTCTGCGTCGCTCCAATGGCATTATCGCTGGTGGTGGCCAAGCCTACCAAGTCCCTGAttggccgactgctgtgatcAACTACCCAGCTGAGAAATGCAAAACACACAGCCACCTTTGTGTTGTCATAGAACACGTTGGTaattacacagattacaaaAGTGACAATGACTTCTTCTGCCTGCCATTTGTGAGTGGTTTATTCAGTGAATCAGTTGGACCAACAAATTTTACGTCAG ACGTTGTACCTGTTGCGGTTGATATAACAACTGCGGAGTCACTGAAATATATTTATGACACACCGACTGCAGTCACTATCGACATTGGCCTTCATAATGCTGGCGGCACTGTGGTACCTGGTGGAGTTGAGAATATTGGATTTAGCGCCTATATCGCCAGTCACGACAGTGCAGACGCTGATTTGAAAATCATCTTGGGTAACGTCAACCTCAACGCTACAAATTTGTCTGATTCTATTTGTCCATGGAGTGATACCAAATATAGTAACATCGTGATAGAAGTAACTGTACCTGGGCAAAACTGTAGTGATTTCAAGTATCTTTGCATCGTCTTCGAGAAGG CCACTATTAATGCAACGTTTGAAGATGACAAAAGCAACAACTTTCTGTGTCTACCATTCAGTGATGTGGCCGATGGTGGTGTTGGAGTCATCGTCTGCCAAACTAATCAGGATCTCCCTACCAGGTCTTCTTTCGTCGAATGGTGGGTTATTCTTGCGGTGATCGTCTTCGCTATTTTAGCTGTTGGCCCAGTCTGTGTTTGCCTTTTGTGTAAATTCTACATTACCTCTATAGGAAGAAACGCAAGGTTGACATTGAGCAACTGCCGGAAAAAGACATTGCAGAGAGAGGTGTAA